The Panthera tigris isolate Pti1 chromosome F3, P.tigris_Pti1_mat1.1, whole genome shotgun sequence genome includes a window with the following:
- the APCS gene encoding LOW QUALITY PROTEIN: serum amyloid P-component (The sequence of the model RefSeq protein was modified relative to this genomic sequence to represent the inferred CDS: substituted 1 base at 1 genomic stop codon), whose product MDKLLLWVSALASLLGVFAHTDLSGKVFVFPRESSIAYVTLTPKLEDPLKNSTLCFXAYGDLLRTHSLSYNAPGKDSGLLVFRDKVGSYSLYIGRAKATFKVTKTAPSPVHICTSWESSTGITEFWVNGKPLVKKGLKQGYTVGGHPKMVLDAYGRGFQKAQSLVGEIGDLYTWDSVLSPEQILLVQQGSHLNPNVLGWCVLTDELKGHVVIKPLVWS is encoded by the exons ATGGACAAGCTGCTGCTTTGGGTCTCTGCCCTGGCCAGCCTCCTGGGAGTCTTTGCTCA CACGGACCTCAGTGGGAAGGTGTTTGTGTTCCCTCGAGAATCTTCTATTGCCTATGTGACCTTGACCCCAAAGCTGGAAGACCCTCTGAAGAACTCCACCTTGTGCTTCTGAGCCTACGGTGACCTGCTCCGTACCCACAGCCTCTCCTACAACGCCCCGGGCAAGGACAGTGGGCTCCTGGTCTTCAGGGACAAAGTCGGGAGTTACTCCCTGTACATCGGAAGAGCCAAAGCCACCTTCAAAGTCACCAAGACGGCCCCCAGCCCCGTGCACATCTGTACCAGCTGGGAGTCCTCCACTGGCATCACCGAGTTTTGGGTCAATGGGAAGCCGCTGGTGAAAAAGGGTCTGAAGCAGGGTTACACGGTAGGAGGTCACCCCAAGATGGTCCTGGATGCCTACGGACGGGGGTTTCAGAAGGCCCAGTCCTTGGTGGGGGAGATCGGGGACTTGTacacgtgggactctgtgctgtccCCAGAGCAGATCCTACTGGTGCAACAGGGCTCCCACCTGAACCCCAACGTCCTGGGCTGGTGTGTGCTGACCGATGAGCTGAAAGGGCACGTCGTCATCAAGCCCCTGGTGTGGAGCTGA